In Roseomonas fluvialis, one genomic interval encodes:
- a CDS encoding hydroxyacid dehydrogenase yields the protein MPHIVCLRPLHPDAMERLRAEPGYTITMLDPVTPQTLAEPMKTADAIIVRATKIDRAFLANAPLLSICARHGVGYDAVDVEALTERGIPLTVTPDANALSVAEHAMMLMLTTARRTVDYNANTKALDWGPKPAMRTFDLAGQTVLVVGFGRIGGRVARLCKAFDMNVLVHDPYIPQNTIKGAGFTPVKVLHEGLAQADVVTTHCPSNTETRGLVNAAFLAAMKPGATYINTARGTLVDEGALTAALKSGHLGAVGLDVFWEEPVTTKLPFLDFPNVVVSPHSAAATEQSTRRMGLSCAESIFSHFKGQLDPDVVINKEVLRGNA from the coding sequence ATGCCGCACATCGTCTGCCTCCGCCCGCTGCACCCGGACGCGATGGAGCGCCTGCGCGCCGAACCCGGCTACACCATCACCATGCTCGACCCCGTCACGCCGCAGACGCTGGCCGAGCCGATGAAGACCGCGGACGCCATCATCGTGCGCGCGACAAAGATCGACCGCGCCTTCCTGGCGAATGCCCCGCTGCTGTCGATCTGCGCGCGCCACGGCGTGGGCTACGACGCGGTGGATGTCGAGGCCCTGACCGAGCGCGGCATCCCGCTGACCGTCACCCCCGACGCCAATGCGCTGTCGGTCGCCGAGCACGCGATGATGCTCATGCTCACCACCGCGCGGCGCACCGTGGACTACAACGCCAACACCAAGGCGCTCGACTGGGGTCCCAAGCCCGCGATGCGCACCTTCGACCTGGCCGGGCAGACCGTGCTGGTGGTGGGGTTCGGGCGGATCGGCGGGCGCGTCGCGCGGTTGTGCAAGGCCTTCGACATGAACGTGCTCGTGCACGACCCCTACATCCCGCAGAACACCATCAAGGGCGCGGGCTTCACGCCGGTGAAGGTGCTGCACGAGGGTCTCGCGCAGGCCGACGTGGTCACCACGCATTGCCCGTCCAACACCGAGACGCGCGGCCTGGTGAACGCCGCCTTCCTGGCTGCGATGAAGCCGGGTGCGACCTACATCAACACCGCGCGCGGCACGCTGGTGGATGAAGGCGCGCTGACCGCCGCGCTGAAGTCCGGCCACCTAGGTGCAGTGGGCCTCGACGTGTTCTGGGAAGAACCCGTCACGACGAAGCTGCCCTTCCTGGATTTCCCGAATGTGGTGGTGTCGCCCCATTCCGCCGCGGCGACCGAGCAATCGACCCGCCGCATGGGCCTGTCTTGCGCCGAGAGTATCTTTTCGCACTTCAAGGGACAGCTCGACCCCGACGTGGTGATCAACAAGGAGGTGCTCCGCGGCAACGCGTGA